A single window of Jiangella alkaliphila DNA harbors:
- a CDS encoding ABC transporter substrate-binding protein, with amino-acid sequence MPRIDAEISRRAALGILGAGGLAGLGFAWPRLTAQDIPGRGDDVLTIAILGTAQDEAARQGLVDAFHERHPGIRVRIQAIQGNDWGDFFSKILTMIAAGIPPDVVNVATEGTQLFASRMAEPLDEYVLRDADELRDFFDDVHPTLLEAFMYEGSLFQLPTDFNAANMYYNTEALELAGLERPPDDWTRDDFVAMLRAMRSANTADFVPYFWTNRLFGGLVPWLYVNDTSFLVESKADGGQWFWDRFYPGERRSGGYRWLEPNADDPQVAESVEFLRELVAEGLGTRPEEGGGGALVGLFASGRIGTTPAGGYWVQGLNDAGMTADGFDVQFFPRWRTQRHQFGAAGYAIMSTSPRKDEAWEWVRFTASREAMELAYPLPTTTPTRRSMLNEARYGTTGPAHWQVFYDTLDRFPTTGPIPAPPQQAAVETALIKNISAAVSGSAGGVPRALDTLQRDLTQALRRQP; translated from the coding sequence ATGCCCCGAATCGATGCCGAGATCAGCCGCCGCGCCGCGCTGGGGATCCTCGGAGCCGGGGGACTGGCGGGCCTCGGGTTCGCCTGGCCGCGGCTCACCGCCCAGGACATCCCGGGCCGCGGCGACGACGTCCTCACGATCGCGATCCTCGGGACGGCTCAGGACGAGGCGGCCCGCCAGGGACTGGTGGACGCCTTCCACGAGCGCCACCCCGGCATCCGGGTCCGCATCCAGGCGATCCAAGGGAACGACTGGGGCGACTTCTTCTCCAAGATCCTCACGATGATCGCGGCCGGGATCCCGCCCGACGTCGTCAACGTCGCCACCGAAGGCACGCAGCTGTTCGCGTCGCGCATGGCCGAGCCGCTGGACGAGTACGTGCTGCGCGACGCCGACGAGCTGCGGGACTTCTTCGACGACGTCCACCCCACGCTGCTCGAGGCGTTCATGTACGAGGGCAGCCTGTTCCAGCTCCCGACCGACTTCAACGCCGCGAACATGTACTACAACACCGAGGCGCTGGAGCTGGCCGGGCTCGAGCGTCCGCCCGACGACTGGACCCGCGACGACTTCGTGGCGATGCTCCGCGCGATGCGCTCGGCGAACACGGCGGACTTCGTCCCGTACTTCTGGACGAACCGGCTCTTCGGCGGCCTCGTCCCGTGGCTCTACGTCAACGACACCAGCTTCCTCGTCGAGTCGAAGGCGGACGGCGGCCAGTGGTTCTGGGACCGCTTCTACCCGGGCGAGCGGCGCAGTGGCGGCTACCGCTGGCTGGAGCCGAACGCCGACGACCCGCAGGTCGCCGAGTCGGTGGAGTTCCTGCGCGAGCTGGTCGCCGAGGGTCTCGGCACCCGCCCGGAGGAGGGTGGCGGCGGGGCGCTGGTCGGCCTGTTCGCGTCCGGGCGCATCGGCACGACGCCGGCCGGCGGCTACTGGGTCCAGGGGCTCAACGACGCCGGGATGACGGCCGACGGCTTCGACGTCCAGTTCTTCCCGCGGTGGCGGACCCAGCGGCACCAGTTCGGCGCCGCCGGCTACGCGATCATGTCGACGTCGCCGCGCAAGGACGAGGCGTGGGAGTGGGTGCGGTTCACCGCGTCGCGCGAGGCGATGGAGCTGGCCTATCCGCTGCCGACCACGACGCCCACCCGCCGGTCGATGCTGAACGAGGCCCGGTACGGCACTACGGGACCGGCGCACTGGCAGGTCTTCTACGACACCCTCGACCGGTTCCCCACGACCGGTCCCATCCCGGCGCCGCCGCAGCAGGCCGCCGTCGAGACCGCCCTGATCAAGAACATCTCCGCCGCGGTGAGCGGCAGCGCCGGCGGCGTTCCGCGCGCGCTGGACACCCTGCAACGCGACCTCACTCAAGCACTGAGGAGGCAGCCATGA
- a CDS encoding SDR family NAD(P)-dependent oxidoreductase, with amino-acid sequence MTEPGPASLAGRVAVVTGAGSGSGIGAATAVTLAALGARVCCAGRRADSVERTAERITAAGGEAFGLRVDVASPEDNAAMVRETVARYGAVDIAHLNAATGHWAGVLDYPLEEWDHTMAVNLRGVLLGLQTAGQAMRAAGGGSVVVTASAAGLTGVRMSAAYSASKHGVIGLVKSAALELGPVGIRVNAICPGFIASNELLRRMGEELDVSSRFPLGRPGQADEVAHLVAFLAGENASFITGSVFTIDGGWLAGGIELRSEADDDRIAALANTSTPTGA; translated from the coding sequence ATGACGGAGCCAGGGCCGGCCTCGCTGGCGGGACGGGTCGCGGTCGTGACCGGGGCCGGGTCCGGGTCCGGAATCGGCGCGGCGACGGCGGTGACGCTGGCAGCGCTGGGCGCGCGGGTGTGCTGCGCCGGACGTCGTGCCGACAGCGTCGAGCGGACGGCCGAGCGGATCACGGCCGCGGGCGGCGAGGCCTTCGGGCTGCGCGTCGACGTGGCGTCGCCGGAGGACAACGCGGCGATGGTGCGCGAGACGGTGGCCCGCTACGGCGCCGTGGACATCGCGCACCTCAACGCCGCGACGGGGCACTGGGCCGGCGTCCTGGACTACCCGCTGGAGGAGTGGGACCACACGATGGCGGTGAATCTGCGTGGTGTGCTGCTCGGTCTGCAGACGGCGGGACAGGCGATGCGCGCCGCGGGCGGTGGCTCCGTCGTGGTCACGGCGTCAGCGGCAGGACTGACCGGTGTGCGGATGTCGGCGGCGTACTCCGCGTCCAAGCACGGCGTGATCGGGCTGGTGAAGTCGGCCGCACTGGAGCTGGGGCCGGTGGGAATCCGGGTCAACGCGATCTGCCCGGGCTTCATCGCCAGCAACGAGCTGCTACGGAGGATGGGCGAGGAGCTCGACGTCAGCAGCCGGTTCCCGCTGGGCCGGCCCGGGCAGGCCGACGAGGTCGCCCACCTGGTCGCGTTCCTGGCCGGCGAGAACGCCTCGTTCATCACCGGCAGCGTCTTCACCATCGACGGCGGCTGGCTGGCCGGTGGCATCGAACTGCGAAGCGAGGCCGACGACGACCGGATCGCCGCTCTCGCCAACACCTCCACCCCGACTGGAGCATGA
- a CDS encoding ABC transporter ATP-binding protein, whose translation MNALEIDDLTVRYRRELAVDRVSLAVPQGRTVGLVGESGSGKSSIANAVVGLVRPSSGDIRVGGASVTGRGATVTRARRRTQLIFQDPFSALDPLMPVGASIAEATRATGRRWSREAKAARVRELLGQVHVDPARANELPAAFSGGQRQRITIARALAGEPAVLIADEVTSALDVSVQGAVLNLLRELQRDLDLSILFISHNLAVVRYISDEICVMRHGRIVEAGETEALLRDPADPYTRELLKAVPVLGRRMEFEDV comes from the coding sequence ATGAACGCCCTCGAGATCGACGACCTCACGGTGCGGTACCGGCGCGAGCTGGCCGTCGACCGCGTGTCGCTGGCCGTGCCGCAGGGCCGGACCGTCGGGCTCGTGGGGGAGTCGGGCTCGGGCAAGAGCTCGATCGCGAACGCGGTCGTCGGCCTGGTGCGCCCCTCGTCCGGCGACATCCGCGTCGGCGGCGCGAGCGTCACCGGCCGCGGCGCCACCGTCACCCGCGCGCGGCGGCGCACGCAGCTGATCTTCCAGGACCCGTTCTCGGCCCTCGACCCGCTGATGCCCGTCGGCGCCTCGATCGCCGAGGCGACCCGGGCGACCGGGCGGCGCTGGTCGCGCGAGGCGAAGGCCGCCCGCGTCCGCGAGCTGCTGGGCCAGGTCCACGTCGACCCGGCCCGCGCGAACGAGCTGCCGGCGGCGTTCTCGGGCGGTCAGCGCCAGCGCATCACCATCGCCCGCGCGCTGGCCGGCGAGCCCGCCGTGCTGATCGCCGACGAGGTCACGTCGGCGCTGGACGTGTCGGTGCAGGGCGCCGTCCTCAACCTGCTGCGCGAGCTGCAGCGCGACCTCGACCTGTCGATCCTGTTCATCTCGCACAACCTCGCCGTCGTGCGCTACATCAGCGACGAGATCTGCGTCATGCGGCACGGGCGGATCGTCGAGGCCGGCGAGACCGAGGCGCTGCTGCGCGACCCGGCCGACCCGTACACGCGGGAGCTGCTCAAGGCCGTGCCGGTGCTCGGCCGCCGGATGGAGTTCGAGGACGTCTGA
- a CDS encoding glycoside hydrolase family 32 protein, with amino-acid sequence MNRPVADAVALHPFPRLHIRPERGWVNDPNGIGHWDGRWHVFYQHNPDAPVHDAICWGHASSADLLTWRDEGVALQPRPGTIDAAGVWSGVATTDDDGAPVLVYTAVPDDAANAGVAVARRRPGGEWAPGDRFAAPPLGMDRIRDVRDPFVLRIGGRRYGILGSGRTDGSPLVLIYDATDLDRWQLLGRLLDGADPAVRALAPAGIWECPSLVRLGGDSDSSWALIVSRWQSGGDHQLRGVTALVGELDVTGDHPRFVPRSGHPLDDGPDFYAPQAYDAGDRVLLWGWTWEGRGRSTADVAASGWAGALTFPRELALRDGRVTSAPARELVGLRRAECVVDGPVLRLAVPAWEVVAEGAVVVSLDGPDGSREIWRAAGDVRVLVDGSVVEAFAGGAASTLRAYPAPGETWTVRVDDGVPVSAWELGPPSP; translated from the coding sequence GTGAATCGACCTGTGGCGGATGCCGTCGCGCTCCACCCGTTTCCCCGGCTGCACATCCGCCCCGAGCGGGGCTGGGTGAACGACCCGAACGGCATCGGCCACTGGGACGGCCGGTGGCACGTCTTCTACCAGCACAACCCGGACGCGCCCGTGCACGACGCGATCTGCTGGGGGCACGCCAGCTCGGCGGACCTGCTGACCTGGCGCGACGAGGGCGTCGCGCTGCAGCCGCGGCCCGGCACGATCGACGCCGCCGGGGTGTGGAGCGGGGTCGCGACGACCGACGACGACGGCGCACCCGTCCTGGTCTACACGGCGGTCCCGGACGACGCCGCGAACGCCGGTGTGGCCGTCGCGCGGCGGCGCCCCGGCGGCGAGTGGGCGCCCGGCGACCGGTTCGCCGCGCCGCCACTGGGCATGGACCGCATCCGCGACGTCCGCGACCCGTTCGTGCTGCGGATCGGCGGGCGTCGTTACGGCATCCTGGGCTCCGGGCGGACGGACGGGTCGCCGCTCGTGCTGATCTACGACGCCACCGACCTCGATCGCTGGCAGTTGCTCGGGCGGCTGCTCGACGGCGCCGACCCGGCCGTGCGAGCGCTCGCGCCGGCGGGGATCTGGGAGTGCCCGTCGCTGGTCCGGCTCGGCGGCGACTCCGACTCGTCGTGGGCGCTGATCGTCTCGCGCTGGCAGTCCGGCGGCGACCACCAGCTGCGCGGCGTCACCGCCCTGGTGGGCGAGCTGGACGTCACCGGCGACCACCCGCGGTTCGTGCCCCGCTCCGGCCACCCGCTCGACGACGGCCCCGACTTCTACGCGCCGCAGGCCTACGACGCCGGCGACCGCGTCCTGCTGTGGGGCTGGACGTGGGAGGGCCGCGGGCGCTCCACCGCTGACGTCGCGGCCTCGGGCTGGGCCGGTGCGCTGACGTTCCCGCGCGAGCTGGCGCTGCGCGACGGACGGGTGACGTCGGCGCCGGCCCGGGAGCTCGTCGGACTCCGGCGTGCGGAGTGTGTCGTCGACGGCCCGGTGCTGCGCCTGGCGGTGCCGGCCTGGGAGGTCGTCGCCGAGGGCGCGGTCGTCGTGTCGCTGGACGGGCCGGACGGGTCGCGCGAGATCTGGCGCGCCGCCGGCGACGTCCGCGTGCTGGTCGACGGTTCGGTCGTCGAGGCGTTCGCCGGGGGAGCGGCGAGCACGCTGCGTGCGTACCCGGCGCCGGGGGAGACCTGGACCGTCCGGGTGGACGACGGTGTGCCGGTCAGCGCGTGGGAGCTGGGCCCACCGAGCCCCTGA
- a CDS encoding transposase, whose amino-acid sequence MAKGYRPVDRDQAFLLPPSMTDWLPGDHLVWFVIAAVKRMDTTAFHARARLGSVGRRGFDPDMLLTLFIYAMAHGVSSSRQIERLCGTDVAFRIICASDVPDHTVLARFRRDHGQALEDLLTASLLLATELGMVRLGTVAFDGTKIAANASMGANRSEAHLRKLARQYLGRAAATDDAEDELFGEDQRGDELPEDLTDRSRRGERISQALAEIERRRAAEQAGTEAERAAAAEYVAKAGDPAGRAPTGQAPKAADPVAVARARWQREHDRAQARFDAYQVKAAAAAARGHRLPGTPTAAPDDHPTVMRLRQAYQDALARQAEPATPGPDTTTSAHRANLTDPDSRLLKTRNGWMQGYNCQTATSADGFIISARATQDANDVHQFVPTMNDVTATAGMLAEHTGRDDLAVGTMIGDAGYDSHANLTAPGPDRLIANATRRDLNQAAATDPATGPPPPDATTREQMDHRLRTDDGHALYARRAPMVEAPNGWLKDRRGLRRGFARRGIDAVQAELSLAAAVTNLLKIATNGITTTQLATA is encoded by the coding sequence ATGGCGAAGGGATACCGGCCGGTCGATCGTGACCAGGCGTTTCTGTTGCCGCCGTCGATGACGGACTGGCTGCCCGGTGATCATCTGGTGTGGTTCGTGATCGCGGCGGTGAAGCGGATGGACACGACCGCGTTCCACGCCCGGGCCAGGCTCGGCTCGGTGGGCCGGCGGGGCTTCGACCCGGACATGCTGCTCACCTTGTTCATCTACGCGATGGCGCACGGGGTGTCCTCGTCGCGGCAGATCGAACGGTTGTGCGGCACCGATGTGGCGTTCCGGATCATCTGCGCCTCCGATGTGCCCGACCACACGGTGCTGGCCCGGTTCCGCCGCGACCACGGGCAGGCGCTGGAAGACCTGCTGACCGCGTCGCTGCTGCTGGCCACGGAACTGGGCATGGTCCGGCTCGGGACGGTGGCCTTCGACGGCACCAAGATCGCCGCGAACGCGTCGATGGGAGCGAACCGGTCCGAGGCGCACCTGCGCAAACTCGCCCGGCAGTATCTGGGTCGGGCCGCGGCCACCGATGACGCCGAAGATGAGCTGTTCGGCGAGGACCAGCGCGGGGACGAGCTGCCCGAGGACCTGACCGACCGGTCCCGCCGCGGTGAGCGGATCAGCCAGGCGCTGGCCGAGATCGAACGACGCCGGGCCGCCGAGCAGGCCGGGACCGAGGCCGAGCGGGCCGCGGCGGCGGAATACGTCGCGAAGGCCGGTGACCCGGCCGGCCGGGCTCCGACGGGGCAGGCACCGAAGGCCGCGGACCCGGTGGCGGTGGCTCGGGCCCGCTGGCAGCGTGAACACGACCGCGCCCAGGCCCGCTTCGACGCCTACCAGGTCAAGGCCGCCGCTGCGGCCGCACGAGGACACCGGCTGCCCGGCACCCCGACCGCGGCACCGGACGACCACCCCACGGTGATGCGGCTGCGCCAAGCCTACCAGGACGCCCTGGCCCGCCAGGCCGAACCGGCCACACCCGGCCCGGACACCACCACCAGCGCTCACCGGGCGAACCTGACCGACCCGGACTCCCGGCTGCTCAAGACCCGCAACGGCTGGATGCAGGGCTACAACTGCCAGACCGCGACCAGCGCCGACGGGTTCATCATCTCCGCCCGCGCGACCCAGGACGCCAACGACGTGCACCAGTTCGTCCCGACCATGAACGACGTCACCGCCACCGCCGGCATGCTGGCCGAGCACACCGGCCGTGACGACCTCGCCGTGGGCACCATGATCGGCGACGCCGGCTACGACAGCCACGCCAACCTGACCGCGCCCGGCCCGGACCGGCTCATCGCCAACGCCACCCGACGCGACCTGAACCAGGCCGCCGCCACCGACCCGGCCACCGGCCCACCACCACCCGACGCCACCACCCGCGAACAGATGGACCACCGGCTGCGCACCGACGACGGGCACGCCCTCTACGCCCGCCGCGCCCCGATGGTCGAAGCCCCCAACGGCTGGCTCAAAGACCGCCGCGGACTACGACGTGGCTTCGCCCGCCGCGGCATCGACGCCGTCCAAGCCGAACTCTCCCTCGCCGCCGCCGTCACCAACCTGCTCAAGATCGCCACCAACGGCATCACCACCACCCAGCTTGCCACCGCCTGA
- a CDS encoding carbohydrate ABC transporter permease, which translates to MTATTLDPATAPPTRRPARIRRRLRPTPSGSARGFVLLVAAALTLGPVIWTLSTSLRSPAESFTLPPQLIPSDPDLSPYRQVFEQVDMVLLTLNSALVTGIIAVGQMLTAALAGYAFARLEFKGRGLWFAVVLATMMVPVQVTIVPVFMLVRGIGLSDTLLALILPAIPTAFGTFLMRQYFLGLPAELGEAAAIDGAGLWRTFRSVYAPLALPGMAIVGILAFNFHWNEFFRPLIFSISEENNTLPLGLVSLQGNLGTGSISVVLAGVVLSMIPALIVFVVGQRPLRAGLTAGVSK; encoded by the coding sequence ATGACCGCCACCACGCTCGATCCGGCCACCGCCCCGCCCACGCGCCGGCCGGCCCGCATCCGGCGCCGCCTCCGCCCGACGCCGTCCGGTTCGGCCCGCGGGTTCGTCCTGCTGGTCGCGGCCGCGCTGACCCTCGGCCCGGTGATCTGGACGCTGTCGACGTCGCTGCGCAGCCCGGCCGAGTCGTTCACGCTGCCGCCGCAGCTGATCCCGTCCGACCCCGACCTGTCGCCGTACCGGCAGGTGTTCGAGCAGGTCGACATGGTGCTGCTGACGCTGAACTCGGCGCTCGTGACCGGCATCATCGCCGTCGGCCAGATGCTGACGGCGGCGCTGGCCGGCTACGCGTTCGCCCGGCTGGAGTTCAAGGGCCGCGGGCTGTGGTTCGCCGTCGTGCTCGCCACGATGATGGTGCCGGTGCAGGTCACGATCGTGCCGGTGTTCATGCTGGTCCGCGGCATCGGGCTGTCGGACACGCTGCTCGCGCTGATCCTGCCCGCGATACCGACCGCCTTCGGCACGTTCCTCATGCGGCAGTACTTCCTCGGCCTGCCTGCCGAGCTGGGCGAGGCGGCCGCGATCGACGGCGCCGGGCTGTGGCGGACGTTCCGCTCCGTCTATGCGCCGCTCGCGCTGCCGGGGATGGCGATCGTCGGCATCCTCGCGTTCAACTTCCACTGGAACGAGTTCTTCCGGCCGCTGATCTTCTCGATCAGCGAGGAGAACAACACGCTTCCGCTGGGGCTCGTCTCGCTCCAGGGGAACCTCGGCACCGGCTCGATCTCGGTCGTGCTCGCCGGTGTCGTCCTGTCCATGATCCCCGCGCTTATCGTGTTCGTGGTCGGTCAGCGGCCGCTGCGCGCGGGTCTCACCGCCGGAGTCAGCAAGTGA
- a CDS encoding siderophore-interacting protein, which translates to MTTPAPRRRIGAQTVLTVEDGWWLSPRLRRIVAGGPGYASIVGNDFTDAYTKLYFAHPESGLTPPYDLAELRLTLPPERLPSMRTYTVRRLDPTAGQVTIDFVVHGDEGIAGPWAATAEKGDLLAMSGIGGGYAPDPAADWHLLAGDDAAIPAISRALEAMPPDARGVALIEVDGDDDHLPLTAPPGVGVEWLHRDGAHPGTTTLLADALRDVAWRDGHVQVFAHGERGAMKSLRPYLTTERGLDRSQLSLSAYWAHGRAEDTFQAEKREPVGQIFDPA; encoded by the coding sequence GTGACCACGCCCGCTCCCCGCCGCCGCATCGGCGCCCAGACCGTGCTGACGGTCGAGGACGGCTGGTGGCTCAGTCCCCGGCTGCGCCGCATCGTCGCCGGTGGGCCGGGGTACGCCTCGATCGTCGGCAACGACTTCACCGACGCCTACACGAAGCTGTACTTCGCCCACCCCGAGTCCGGCCTGACGCCGCCGTACGACCTCGCCGAGCTGCGCCTGACGCTGCCGCCGGAGCGCCTGCCCAGCATGCGCACGTACACGGTGCGGCGCCTCGACCCGACCGCCGGCCAGGTCACCATCGACTTCGTCGTGCACGGCGACGAGGGCATCGCCGGCCCGTGGGCGGCCACGGCCGAGAAGGGCGACCTGCTGGCGATGTCGGGCATCGGCGGCGGGTACGCGCCGGACCCGGCGGCCGACTGGCACCTGCTGGCCGGCGACGACGCCGCGATCCCGGCCATCTCCCGGGCGTTGGAGGCCATGCCGCCCGACGCCCGCGGCGTCGCCCTCATCGAGGTCGACGGCGACGACGACCACCTGCCGCTCACCGCCCCGCCCGGCGTCGGCGTCGAGTGGCTACACCGCGACGGCGCCCATCCCGGCACCACGACCCTGCTCGCCGATGCCCTCCGCGACGTCGCCTGGCGCGACGGTCACGTGCAGGTCTTCGCCCACGGCGAGCGCGGCGCGATGAAGTCGCTGCGCCCGTACCTGACGACCGAGCGCGGCCTGGACCGGTCGCAGCTGTCGCTGTCGGCGTACTGGGCGCACGGGCGCGCCGAGGACACCTTCCAGGCCGAGAAGCGCGAGCCCGTCGGCCAGATCTTCGACCCAGCCTGA
- a CDS encoding cupin domain-containing protein — translation MLVQRRGDDHHDWSLYEGRGPVGVEWYFRERTELPTSVMLYHLEPGAEEGSHLHLAGDPASCSELSEDELYLVVAGEVVMTVADEEAVLRPGDAVYVPQGVAHGVRNESDAPAELVLLFGPPDGNLLR, via the coding sequence ATGCTGGTGCAGCGCCGTGGCGACGACCATCACGACTGGTCCCTCTACGAGGGCCGCGGTCCGGTCGGCGTCGAGTGGTATTTCCGCGAGCGGACCGAGCTGCCGACGTCGGTGATGCTCTACCACCTCGAGCCCGGCGCCGAGGAGGGCTCGCACCTGCACCTGGCCGGCGACCCGGCCAGCTGCTCGGAGCTGAGCGAGGACGAGCTGTACCTGGTGGTGGCCGGCGAGGTCGTCATGACCGTCGCGGACGAAGAGGCCGTGCTGCGCCCGGGCGACGCCGTGTACGTCCCGCAAGGGGTCGCGCACGGGGTTCGGAACGAGTCCGACGCCCCGGCCGAGCTCGTCCTCCTCTTCGGCCCGCCCGACGGCAACCTGCTCCGATGA
- a CDS encoding carbohydrate ABC transporter permease, translating to MTTTAHPVAPPAEAPPPPAAGGSARGPAWRRRTVVGLFLAPTIIGIGVFTLLPIVASIVLAFFRWDIITDPEFAGLSNFADVAVDPTVRRSFVNTILFVFAAVSLQLAVSLGLAVLVGQRMPGWVRTFFRSVFFFPLILSAASVSVVMRYLFNEEFGVVNWLLGLVGLPAVPWLTSGWSAVVVVLVYVWQQFGFTFLLFIGGLASIPNDVYEASAIDGATGWRQFRTITLPLLSPTMLVACVMSVISALQVFDQPWVLTRGGPGDSTRTAVMVIYESAFRQLEFGRASAVGVVLMALIMGVTALQFRLSRRFVFYQ from the coding sequence ATGACGACCACGGCCCACCCCGTGGCGCCGCCGGCCGAGGCGCCGCCGCCCCCGGCGGCCGGCGGGTCCGCGCGCGGCCCGGCCTGGCGGCGCCGCACCGTCGTCGGCCTCTTCCTCGCCCCGACGATCATCGGCATCGGCGTGTTCACGCTGCTGCCGATCGTCGCCTCGATCGTGCTGGCGTTCTTCCGCTGGGACATCATCACCGACCCCGAGTTCGCCGGCCTGAGCAACTTCGCCGACGTCGCCGTCGACCCCACCGTCCGCCGGTCGTTCGTCAACACCATCCTGTTCGTGTTCGCCGCCGTCTCGTTGCAGCTCGCGGTGTCGCTCGGCCTCGCCGTCCTCGTCGGCCAGCGGATGCCGGGCTGGGTGCGGACGTTCTTCCGGTCGGTGTTCTTCTTCCCGCTCATCCTGTCCGCGGCCAGCGTCTCCGTCGTCATGCGGTACCTGTTCAACGAGGAGTTCGGCGTCGTCAACTGGCTGCTCGGGCTGGTCGGGCTGCCCGCCGTGCCGTGGCTGACCAGCGGGTGGTCCGCGGTCGTCGTCGTGCTCGTCTATGTGTGGCAGCAGTTCGGCTTCACGTTCCTGCTGTTCATCGGCGGGCTGGCGAGCATCCCGAACGACGTCTACGAAGCCAGCGCGATCGACGGCGCCACCGGCTGGCGGCAGTTCCGCACGATTACGCTGCCGCTGCTGTCGCCGACGATGCTCGTCGCGTGCGTGATGAGCGTGATCTCCGCGCTGCAGGTGTTCGACCAGCCGTGGGTCCTGACGCGCGGCGGCCCGGGCGACAGCACGCGCACGGCCGTCATGGTGATCTACGAGTCCGCGTTCCGGCAGCTCGAGTTCGGCCGCGCGAGCGCCGTCGGCGTCGTCCTCATGGCGCTGATCATGGGCGTCACCGCCCTCCAGTTCCGCCTGTCCCGGCGATTCGTCTTCTACCAGTGA
- a CDS encoding LacI family DNA-binding transcriptional regulator: MVDHRPTSADVARRAGVSRTAVSLVLNGRGDGNISTENADRIRAAARELGYLPNHAAVNLRRRSTSTVGVVTDEITTSPFAGQLLEGARAVALARGFVTIVADYGLDDDREREMVRVLRARQVDGFLHAAMSMREVEPDPAMVEVPTVLANCYAPSGPAGVLADEEAGGYAAARCVFDRGHRRVVMLAGRNARDVEYIPATRRRVAGFERAAREAGAGEARVVDAGWHIDTGVEYALDLLSAPSDVRPTAIVCARDRVAVGVVLGAARLGLRVPDDVSVVGYDDESEIAAEMSPPLTTVDLPHRRIGERAMELLLARVVDGDPLPERDQLVPCELIVRGSVGPAPTR, encoded by the coding sequence GTGGTCGACCATCGTCCGACGAGTGCTGACGTGGCGCGGCGGGCCGGCGTGTCACGCACGGCCGTGTCACTCGTCCTCAACGGCCGCGGCGACGGCAACATCTCGACGGAGAACGCGGACCGGATCCGGGCGGCCGCGCGCGAGCTCGGCTATCTCCCCAACCATGCGGCGGTCAACCTGCGCCGGCGGTCGACGTCGACGGTGGGGGTGGTGACGGACGAGATCACGACCAGCCCGTTCGCCGGCCAGCTGCTGGAGGGGGCGCGGGCGGTCGCGCTGGCGCGCGGGTTCGTCACCATCGTCGCCGACTACGGGCTCGACGACGACCGCGAGCGCGAGATGGTCCGCGTGCTGCGGGCCCGCCAGGTCGACGGCTTCCTGCACGCCGCGATGTCGATGCGCGAGGTCGAACCCGACCCGGCCATGGTCGAGGTCCCGACCGTCCTCGCGAACTGCTACGCGCCGTCCGGCCCGGCGGGCGTGCTCGCCGACGAGGAGGCGGGCGGCTATGCGGCGGCGCGCTGCGTGTTCGACCGCGGTCACCGCCGGGTGGTCATGCTCGCGGGCCGGAATGCGCGCGACGTCGAGTACATCCCGGCGACCCGGCGCCGCGTCGCCGGGTTCGAGCGCGCGGCGCGGGAGGCCGGGGCCGGCGAGGCGCGCGTCGTCGACGCCGGGTGGCACATCGACACCGGGGTCGAGTACGCGCTCGACCTGCTCTCCGCGCCCTCCGACGTCCGGCCGACGGCGATCGTGTGCGCGCGCGACCGGGTCGCCGTCGGCGTCGTCCTCGGCGCGGCCCGGCTCGGCCTGCGGGTGCCGGACGACGTCTCGGTGGTGGGCTACGACGACGAGAGCGAGATCGCCGCCGAGATGTCGCCGCCGCTCACCACCGTCGACCTCCCGCACCGGCGCATCGGCGAGCGGGCGATGGAGCTGCTGCTCGCCCGCGTCGTCGACGGCGACCCGCTGCCCGAACGCGACCAGCTGGTCCCGTGCGAACTGATCGTCAGGGGCTCGGTGGGCCCAGCTCCCACGCGCTGA